The Ammoniphilus oxalaticus genome includes the window AGATCCAGAATCACTCTCAAGTTACTTAGAAGTATAAATTAATGAAAAGGCTGATTATAAAGTTTCCTTGAAACGGACTTTATAAACAGCCTTTTTTTGCTATAATTCATCAAATTCGTCAAGATTTACTTCATAACTCCGCTCCTGGTTCAGCATGGAGAAAGTCAATCTTGTACGTTCTATTTCCTTATTCAAGTTAATTTTAATTTCGATCGGATCTTTTAAAGATTGTTTGTCTAGGATCGATTTCATAGCTTGCAACGATTTCAACGTGAATGGCAAGGCTACGATTTCACCTCTTTGATCTGGAATATGCAGTAGTTTTTTGTTGTCGACAAAGCTTTCCACTGTATCTATCAAAAATTGAATTTGAACTGAGCTTAATTTAATCACTGTTTCCTCCAACCTAGATCCCCCCTCTTCTTCCTTTCCATTGTAGCTTGCCATTTCTCATTAATCTAGTAAATCGACACAAAAAAAGGCCGAATGCTCCTATTCGGCCTTTCATTGCTTGTTTTTAGTTAAATGCCTAAGATCGCTTTGATCATGCTGTCAGTTTCACCCGGCGTCCACAAAATATAGAGCATCAAATAAACAATAACACCTGTAGTCGCGGTAAAGAACCATATGATTGAAGTAATCGGTCCGATCTTTTTATGCAACTTTAACTTATTTCTAAAACCCGTCGTTAAAGAAGTTAATCCGAACACGGCTCCAACTGTCGCTAAGAAAATATGAAAAATCAAAAATATCGTGTAGAACATTTTCAAGTGCTCAGGCCCGCCGAATGTCGTATTCCCGACAAAGATCGTGCGTGACGAATAAATGATAAAGAAGGCTAAAGCAAAAACCCCAGCAAAGGTCATCACTTTCTTGTGTGTGTCAATTTTTCCTTTGGCAATATAATACCAACCAAATGCGACCAAAATGGCGCTCGTGACGATAAATACAGTGCTTAAGAATGGTAGTATCATTCATACTTTCCCCTTTACGGTTATTCAGTGATTTCCTTTTGATGAATTAAAATAGATGAGTCTCGCTCAAGGGGATCCACCGTGTTTTCTTTGCGATACCAGCGGAAAAAGATATAGGCCAACGTTGAACCGAAAGAAATTTCTTGCACAAACTTCATAACGATCCCCGACAATTGCTGGTCATAAATCGGCGTCAGTATTTCAAAAATCTGCGGCGCCCCAATATACTGAGCATAAATGATATGGTCAGCAAAAATCACTAAAGCGCATGCGGGCGTCAACAATACCGCGCCAAGAATGATACAAGCCATTCTTTTGATCTCGGAAACGGATGCGACCTCTGGAAGCGGGTTTAGAATTGGCCACCACATCTGAATCGCTAGCACAAATAAGAACAGATGAGCAATAACCATCACAACATATTTTGACATTATAAAATCAAAGAACATCGGTAAATGATACATGGAAAATAGGAGGTCGAAGGCGAGTAAATAAATGATTAAATGGGTTTCTAGAAGTTTTTTCATCCATTTGTTATTAATCCACGCTTCAAAAACATATTTAGGTGTGCCTAAGATTAACAATGGAGGTACAACATAATACATTAAGGCTTGTTGAAACATGTGCGCGCTGAGTAAAAAATGGTGTCCATAGAAATTAATCGGACCGCCAGCTGCAATAAGATATATAAAGCATCCTGAAAAAAATAATAGTTTCTTCGTTAATGGCACAGGATCTAGCGGATCTTCTTGTTTTAGAAAACGAACATAAAAATAAATCATGACAGCGGTAAGAAAGAATTGAAACGGGTCCCACATCTGCCAGAATCCGAAGTTCATGATCGCCTGGACTTGATTGTGCGCATCTAACATAACATATCCCTCCTATTGGAGAATAATATAGCATGACTCTTTACAGGATTTTACAATATAGGAAAAGAAAAAGGGGCGCCTGGTAGGCGAGCCCCTTTTTTAAGAAATTACCATCCACCTAACCAATAGACAAACGTTACGATGAACGCAACCACAAAAACTGTACCCATAAAAATTGCTACTGCGGGAAAACCGTGTCCTTTTTGTTCCATATGCATCCAAATATATAATTGAAAGAGAACTTGAACGACCGCGATACCAATAATAAATGGAACAACCCATGTTGCGTTACCGCCGATGAGTACAGCTCCAAACGCGAAAGCTGTTAAGACAATGGAGATGATGAACGTGACCAAATGTCTTTTAGGTCCTTCTGGACGATGCTGATGAGTCTCAGCATTGACTTGTTCAGTCATCGATTAACCCACCTTTCCCATCAGATATACTACAGTAAATACGAACACCCAAATTAAGTCAACAAAGTGCCAGTATAAACTTGCAAGGTAGAACTTAGGCGCTGTAACTACTGTCAAGCCTGTTTTAGGTAAGCGAGCAACGAGTAGAATCATCCAAATAACTCCGCCAATGACGTGCGCGCCATGTGTTCCTACTAATGTGTAGAACGCGGATCCGAACGGACTACTCGACATTTTATGACCCATACTTGTGTAATGCGTAAACTCATAAATTTCTAATCCTAGGAAGCAAAGTCCAAGGAAAATCGTCACACTCATCCATGTTCTCAGCGACTTAACGTCGTTACGATGCATTCCGACAATCGCCATAACACTTGTCATACTACTCGTTAACAAAATCCCTGTAGCCAGGGCGATGAGTCTTAAATCAAACAACTCCTCGCCCGTTGGACCTGTATGGAACGCTTGACGCAAAGCAATAAAAGTTGCGAATAGCGAACCAAACAGCACTACTTCCCCACCAAGGAATAACCAAAAACCAATAACTTTATTTCTACCTTCTAACGTAGCCTTTTCAGGATAGGCAGGTAAAGTCGTCTTCACTGGTTCCATTAGACCTTTACCCCCTCATCTATGTCCTCAACTTCGATATAATAACCCGGATCGTCCTTAACCGAACGAATCGACATTAATACAAATGTGAAGATCAATCCCGTCGCGGCCACAAACCACGTATGGTAGATGAATCCGAATGCTGCAAACGTCAACCCAATCGCCATCAAAAACGGTAACACGGATGGTGAAGGCATATGGATCCTGCCTAATGGTTCAGCATATGAGATCTGACCGTTACCTTCCATTTTTTCAACCCATAGCGCATCCAAACCACGCACTAATGGCGTTTGAGCAAAGTTGTACTCAGGAGCAGGTGAAGGAATTGTCCACTCTAACGTGCGTCCATCCCACGGATCTGCAGGTACGGTTTGCTCACTGCGATTTGTGATAACAATGTTCAAAAGGAAAATCAAGATACTCAACGTCATACCGAATGCGCCAATCGTACTAACAAAGTTACCCATTTCAAGACCCGCATTAGGCAAGAATGTAAATACGCGACGCGGCATTCCCATTAAACCTAAGAAGTGTTGCGGAAAGAACGTTAAGTTAAAACCAATAAAGAATGTCCAGAAATTCCACTTTCCAAGCTTTTCGTTTAACATCTTACCAAACATCTTCGGCCACCAGTAGTACATACCGGAGAATAAACCGAACACCATTCCCCCTACGATTGTGTAGTGGAAGTGAGCGATAACGAAATACGTGTCTTGGTACTGGAAGTCAGCTGGAGCAACTCCAAGCATAACACCCGTCATACCGCCAATGAGGAACGTTGGAATAAATCCAATCGACCATAAACTAGCCGTATTGATCCGTACCTGTCCACCCCACATCGTAAATAACCAGTTAAAGATTTTAATTCCTGTTGGAACAGCGATCAACATGGTCGCTAATGCGAACAAGGAGTTAGCAATTGGTCCCATTCCTACTGTAAACATATGGTGAGCCCAAACCATAAAGCCTAGGAAACCAATCAATACCGTAGCAAAAACCATCGCGCTGTGTCCGAATAAACGTTTCTTTGAGAATGTTGAGATAACGTCTGAAACGATTCCAAACGCAGGCAAAATCAAAATGTAAACCTCAGGGTGTCCGAAGATCCAGAACAAGTGTTGCCAGATTACAACGTTTCCACCCATATCTGCGTTAAAGAACGCTCCGCCAAACAAACGGTCAAACATCAATAGAATTAAGTTTACTGTGATCGCTGGGAAAGCGAACAACACTAATGCGGATGTAACGAACGCCGTCCACGTGAACATAGGCAAACGCATGAACGTTAAACCTGGCGCGCGCATATTAATGATCGTCACTAGGAAGTTGATTCCACCTAACCATGTACCGATCCCCGCCACTTGTAGACCAAGCACATAGAAGTCTACACCCATATGACTAAACGCCGGTGTCGATAATGGAGCATAAGCTGTCCAGCCCGCTTCTGGAGCTCCAGCGCCAAGGAACCAGCTCGCATTCAAGATGACACCGCCCAGGAAGAACAACCATAACCCTAACGCGTTAATAAATGGAAACGCAACGTCACGCGCTCCAATTTGAAGTGGTACAATCGCGTTAAGCAAAGCAAAGATAATCGGCATTGCCGCGAAGAAAATCATGGTCGTGCCATGCATCGTCAACAACTGGTTAAATGTACCGCCAACAAAGATATCTAAGTCTGGATACATTAACTGGATACGGATCAACAAGGCTTCTAGTCCACCCAAAAGGAAGAAGAATCCACCTGCCAAGAGGTACATGATCCCTATCTTCTTATGGTCAACCGTCGTAATCCAGTCCCATAATCCCGATCTCTTCGGATGAGAAAGTGTTTGTTCAGCCACTTAAAATACCTCCTATAAAGATTTAGACTATTTAACTGACAAAGTATTCAAATAATCAACAAGAGAAGCAAGCTGTTGATCATCTAACTCATCTGCGAATCCAGGCATCAGGTTGCCCGGTTTCATTTTTTCAGGATTCTTAATCCATTCAGCGATTGTTTCATCGTCCATATTAAAGTAGTTAGCTAAGACGACTCGGTCACCAAAGTTTCTTAAATTAGGAGCGAAATCAGGAATATCCAATCCCTGTGTTGCGTCTATTGCGTGACAACTAATACAGCTATCTGCAAAGATCTGTTCGCCTTCCGCCACATCAGAACTTGAGACATGCGGTTCTTTCATTTTTTCTACCCAAGCGTCAAACTCTGGTCGATCCATCGCCACAATCTTAAAGTCCATCAGCGTATGCGAGTCTCCGCATAACTCAGCGCACTTTCCTTTGTATACTCCTGGATCATCCGCTTGTAACCACATCGCGTTGACCATTCCTGGGTTCGTGTCTGTTTTACCGCCTAATGCAGGCGCCCAGAATGAGTGAATGACATCTTCAGAAGTTAGTTGGAATTGAACTTTTTCTCCAGTTGGAATATATAAGTCCTGCGCAGCCGAAATGCCTAAATCTGGATATTCATATTCCCACCAGAATTGATGAGCGATAACTTTAACTTGCAACGCATCGTCTGTCGGAAATTTCTCCGCAAGATCAAACGTTATCTTAACCGTTGGGATTGCTAAAATTGTTAATAAAATAAGAGGAATCGTCGTCCAGATAATTTCTAGCTTATGACTTCCTTCAATCTGTTCTGGAATTCCAGTTTGTCCCGGACGATGACGAAACCGCACCAGAACATAAACATAAATGACCATAACTACAGCAAATACACCCATCATGATGTAGATACTCAGTTTAATCAAGTAAAATTGCTGCTCAGCGACCGGTCCTCTCGGAGTGAGCGCTGATAGAAACGGGTCTTGACCACATCCCGTGAGCACTAGCATCATTACCGCCAGCAGCGGTAGGAGACGCCAAGCTTTCTTCCACTGACTCATCACAATTCTACCCCACTTTCTTGTTTAATAGCTCTACCTAAGCTAAGTATAAAAACTATATCATCAAGTTGAATGATGAACTTCTTAATTGCCGATGAAAAGGCAATGCATAAAAAAACAGAAAAAATGACATCTTGTTCACTAACCTACTATTAAAACCTATGCCTTTTATCGTATGTCTAGGATAGGATCAACAAGTATTCTTAGGTAGAGATTAGTTTGCGAATAAAGTTCCATGCGGCTTGCTTATACTGGCTTCCTCTCCTTTTCTGTATGCTCTATTAACTACACTTGAAGATTATACATCATAATTACCATTATTAAAAGCGTAAAAAAGGTTATTTTGTTCTTATCACTAAATAAGCGCTGATTTTTCAGATATTTCCCATTAGAAGTTTACTCCTTGTGAAAATCAAGTTATTTTATAAATTAATTATGAAAATTGTGTGAACTTTCTCTTGGGAACTAAAGTTCCCTTTTCCTTAATATTCCGTATAAATGACGTTGAAATCAATGTCGATTTCTGACGAAAGATAGAGCAAGATCTATTTTTTACGTTCCAATTTAGATGATCGGTGAACTTATTTATAAGTAATGGTAGACCATTGAAAAAAGCCCTCCATCATTTGAAAGGCTTTACGGCTCTTTATTGTTTGTATTCCCTCTAAACATGACTAATCCAATGCTTTAAAGATAATAAATACAAAATAAAAAACCCCCACTATGTATTGGTGGAGGCGGTGGGAATCGAACCCACGTCCGAAAGTAACGCAACATAAGCTTCTCCGAGCGCAGTCGTTGTACTTAAAGGTTCGCCGCTCCGTCGCCCAACGACAGGCTATCGGATTGGCTAGTATCTTTTAAGTTCGCTCCCCGATCAGATACGGTTCGGAAGAGCTATCCCACTAAGATGACCTTCTAAAGCGAACATGGGCGATTCCCTAGAGAAGGATTAGGCTGCAACTAGGCAGCTAATTGTAAATTAGGTTGTTTTGCAGTTATATTTAACTCCGCGTTGTTAACGAGGCCCGCAGCCCCCCGACTCGCTACTTATGCCCGACCTACCCCCGTCGAATCCAGAACGCCCCCGTATAAACGAGAAACTTCTAGGGTGTGAATCGTGTAATAATAATAATATAGCATATCTAGTATCTTGTTTCAAATGGTAATTACCGTAAGCGATCTTTTATCGCGCGGTCCATTTCGCGTTTTGCGTCTCGTTGCTTTATCGCTTCACGTTTATCGTATTGTTTTTTCCCTCGCGCTAACGCAACTTCGACTTTAGCCAATCCATTTTTTAAATATAAACGAGTCGGCACTAATGTGTAACCCTTTTCACGCATCATTCCGAATATCCGATCGATCTCTTGACGATGTAACAATAATTTTCTCATTCGTAATGGTTCGTGGTTGTGACGATTGCCTTGTTCATACGGGCTGATATGCATATTATGCAAAAAAGCCTCTCCCCTACGCACTTGCGCAAAGCTATCCCGCAAATTCACTCTACCAGCTCGAATCGACTTAATTTCTGTCCCTGTTAATACGATCCCCGCTTCATAACGATCTTCAATATGGTAGTCATGAAACGCTTTTCTATTTTGGGCGATGACTTTTTCTCCTCTTGTAATGGCCATTGCTTTTCACCTCAAATGGTTTGCGTCCCTGTATTATACACCA containing:
- a CDS encoding cytochrome (ubi)quinol oxidase subunit III, which produces MEPVKTTLPAYPEKATLEGRNKVIGFWLFLGGEVVLFGSLFATFIALRQAFHTGPTGEELFDLRLIALATGILLTSSMTSVMAIVGMHRNDVKSLRTWMSVTIFLGLCFLGLEIYEFTHYTSMGHKMSSSPFGSAFYTLVGTHGAHVIGGVIWMILLVARLPKTGLTVVTAPKFYLASLYWHFVDLIWVFVFTVVYLMGKVG
- the coxB gene encoding cytochrome c oxidase subunit II, yielding MSQWKKAWRLLPLLAVMMLVLTGCGQDPFLSALTPRGPVAEQQFYLIKLSIYIMMGVFAVVMVIYVYVLVRFRHRPGQTGIPEQIEGSHKLEIIWTTIPLILLTILAIPTVKITFDLAEKFPTDDALQVKVIAHQFWWEYEYPDLGISAAQDLYIPTGEKVQFQLTSEDVIHSFWAPALGGKTDTNPGMVNAMWLQADDPGVYKGKCAELCGDSHTLMDFKIVAMDRPEFDAWVEKMKEPHVSSSDVAEGEQIFADSCISCHAIDATQGLDIPDFAPNLRNFGDRVVLANYFNMDDETIAEWIKNPEKMKPGNLMPGFADELDDQQLASLVDYLNTLSVK
- a CDS encoding cytochrome C oxidase subunit IV family protein; this encodes MTEQVNAETHQHRPEGPKRHLVTFIISIVLTAFAFGAVLIGGNATWVVPFIIGIAVVQVLFQLYIWMHMEQKGHGFPAVAIFMGTVFVVAFIVTFVYWLGGW
- a CDS encoding DUF420 domain-containing protein; this encodes MILPFLSTVFIVTSAILVAFGWYYIAKGKIDTHKKVMTFAGVFALAFFIIYSSRTIFVGNTTFGGPEHLKMFYTIFLIFHIFLATVGAVFGLTSLTTGFRNKLKLHKKIGPITSIIWFFTATTGVIVYLMLYILWTPGETDSMIKAILGI
- the smpB gene encoding SsrA-binding protein SmpB, with translation MTRGEKVIAQNRKAFHDYHIEDRYEAGIVLTGTEIKSIRAGRVNLRDSFAQVRRGEAFLHNMHISPYEQGNRHNHEPLRMRKLLLHRQEIDRIFGMMREKGYTLVPTRLYLKNGLAKVEVALARGKKQYDKREAIKQRDAKREMDRAIKDRLR
- a CDS encoding cytochrome c oxidase assembly protein, with the protein product MLDAHNQVQAIMNFGFWQMWDPFQFFLTAVMIYFYVRFLKQEDPLDPVPLTKKLLFFSGCFIYLIAAGGPINFYGHHFLLSAHMFQQALMYYVVPPLLILGTPKYVFEAWINNKWMKKLLETHLIIYLLAFDLLFSMYHLPMFFDFIMSKYVVMVIAHLFLFVLAIQMWWPILNPLPEVASVSEIKRMACIILGAVLLTPACALVIFADHIIYAQYIGAPQIFEILTPIYDQQLSGIVMKFVQEISFGSTLAYIFFRWYRKENTVDPLERDSSILIHQKEITE
- a CDS encoding cbb3-type cytochrome c oxidase subunit I — its product is MYLLAGGFFFLLGGLEALLIRIQLMYPDLDIFVGGTFNQLLTMHGTTMIFFAAMPIIFALLNAIVPLQIGARDVAFPFINALGLWLFFLGGVILNASWFLGAGAPEAGWTAYAPLSTPAFSHMGVDFYVLGLQVAGIGTWLGGINFLVTIINMRAPGLTFMRLPMFTWTAFVTSALVLFAFPAITVNLILLMFDRLFGGAFFNADMGGNVVIWQHLFWIFGHPEVYILILPAFGIVSDVISTFSKKRLFGHSAMVFATVLIGFLGFMVWAHHMFTVGMGPIANSLFALATMLIAVPTGIKIFNWLFTMWGGQVRINTASLWSIGFIPTFLIGGMTGVMLGVAPADFQYQDTYFVIAHFHYTIVGGMVFGLFSGMYYWWPKMFGKMLNEKLGKWNFWTFFIGFNLTFFPQHFLGLMGMPRRVFTFLPNAGLEMGNFVSTIGAFGMTLSILIFLLNIVITNRSEQTVPADPWDGRTLEWTIPSPAPEYNFAQTPLVRGLDALWVEKMEGNGQISYAEPLGRIHMPSPSVLPFLMAIGLTFAAFGFIYHTWFVAATGLIFTFVLMSIRSVKDDPGYYIEVEDIDEGVKV